TCCCCTGTGCCGCTTCTTTGGCGGACATGGCGAACCCCTCGAGGGAGCGAACCTCCACATCACACTTCTTTTGAATCACCCGCGTCAACCTCTCATGCAGCGTCCGGATGCGGCTCAACCGTCCGGAGAGGTAGACTCGAGACGTATCGGCGAACAGCATCTCCATGGCCACCGCCCTCAGGATTCCCTCGGCATACGCGTCGAAGGCAAACTGCGCGGCTTCGTCTCCGCGTTCAAGCGCGGCGGCGAATTCCTCCGGATCAATAATATGGTCGCCCAGGATATGACGCACACCCCCGCTGAACAGGACAGTCTTGCTGAATTCTCCCATGAGATACGCGACCTCGCCGTCAAGGGCGCCCATGTTCAGGAAGGCCGGTCCCGGGAAATTCGTCCCGCCGATCCCATCGACGATTTTCCCACCTTTTACAGCGACGGACGCATTATAACCGAAACCGATTTCGATGAGCACCAGATTTACGCCGTCGTAGCCCGAGAGGTTCTCCCTCTCCGCGTCCACACTCACGCTGAGTGCAGCGATCGCCATCTTATCAGCGGTGCCCATGTCTATCTTGTTCACCTTGCGGAAGGCGGGAACCGTGGGCAGGTGGATGATTCCGGGGATGAGGCGGACGTCCATTCCGCTCCTCCCCAACATGCCCACCATCTTCCTCAATCCCGCAAGCACTCCTATCTCGTGAGTGTCACCAGCCCTCTCGATAGAAAGCTCAAACCGGTCGGCGGCGGTCATCTCGCTCACCCGCTTTGTCGGGATGCCCATCCCCGAGGGCCCCACCACGAGATCGGGCCTGAACTTCTCGATCTCGCTCACAATCTCTTCGGGGCGGACGGCGACCGTCTCCGCCGGATAGCTCAAGTCGAGACCCACCCGACCGTCGTCCAGCCCGCACACGTCAAAGCTCTTCGTCCCCGGATCGACCCCGATGACTCTCACCTTTTTTATACTCCGCCCAATCCTCACCCGACTACATATTTTTATATTTAGGGCCGCCGCCCGCCTCGGGGCAGTGCCAGACGATATTGCCGTAGGGGTCCTTGACATCGCACGTCTTGCAGTGGAGGCAGTTCGCGAAATTTATCTGGAGCTTCCGCTCCTTCCCCTCCCCCACGAACTCATACACCTTCGCCGGGCAGAAGTACTGGCAGGGGTTGCCGAACTCATCGGCGCACCGCCCGTAGCAGAGCGCGGTATCGGGCACCTCGAGGTGGCATGGCTGATCCTCCTCGTGTTCCGTGCCTGAAAAGAAGACATTGTCTTCGCGGCTGAAGGCGAGCTTCCCATCATACTTCATCTGCTCTTTCGCCCGGGCCCCGCCGTGGTATGCCTCAAGCGACCGCATTGACTTTGCGTCCTCATCCACCCGCATCGGGTCAACCAGGCCCCGGCCGCGGGTCACGTACTGAAGCGTCACCTTGACCATTCCCGAGATGAGGCCCTTGTGGAACGCCTGATGGAAGTTGCGGACCCTCCTCATCTCCTTCCCGGCCCACGACTCCGCCATCCTCTTCTCGTAGCGCGAGAGAAACTCGCCGGAAATATTTTTCTCCTCGATCGCGTCCCAGATCACCTCGGCGGCGGTCATGCCCGATTTCATCGCGAGGTGAATCCCCTTGATGCGCTGGGCATTCACGAACCCCGCGGCGTCCCCTATGACGAGGCAGCCATCGGTCGCGAGGGCGGGCAGCGCGTAGTACCCACTCTCAGGGATTGTCTTCGCGCCGTACGCGACGCGCTCGCCCCCCTCCAGGAGGCGCCTCAGGTACGGGTGGCACTTGAACCGCTGCATTACTTCGTACGGATCGAGGAGCGGGTCGCGGTAGTCGAGGGAGATCACAAGGCCGAGCGCGACATGGTTGTCCCTCATGTGGTAGATGAAGCCGCCGCCGAATGTTTTCAAGTCCAGCGGGAAACCCATGGTGTGGCTCACATGGCCCGGGCGAGCATTCTCCGGCGTCACCCGCCACACCTCCTTGATCCCCAGGGCGTAACCCTGCGGATTCCTCCCCTCGAGGAGATTCTTTTTCCTGACAAGCTCTTTGGTGAGCGAGCCGCGCGTCCCCTCCGCCAGCACGGTCACCCGCGCCCTGATCTCCGCGCCCGGCTCGTAGTTCTCCTTCTGCCTGCCCGATTTATCCACGCCCCTGTCCTGGCAGCGCACGCCGGCGACCTTTTCTCCCTCCCAGAGAAACTCTTTCGCCGGGAAATGATCGAACATGTTCGCCCCGAGCGACTCCGCCTTCTTTCCCATCCATTCGGTGAATCGGGAGAGTGAAATAATTGAATAGCCCTTGTTGGCGAGTGGGGGCGGGGTGATCGGGGCTTTGAGACTCCACCTTTTGAAAAAGTAGCGCACTTCGTGCGAGCTGACCGTTCCCTCGATCGGCGGCCCCTGCTCCCTCCAATCAGGCATGAGCTCGTCCAGCGCGCGGGGATCAAGGATCGCCCCGGAGAGATTGTGCCGCCCGAGCCCTGACGATTTCTCAATCACGGCGACGAGCAGCTCTCGTTTCTCTCCCCTTCCCATCTCGGCGACATTCCTGTTGTGCGCCTCCTGGAGCTGCATCAGCCTTACGGCGCCCGCCAGCGACGCGGGACCCGCGCCGACAAAAAGGACGTCAACTTCCAGAACTTCTCTCTCCTTAAGCATTGCTCCTCCTCATTGATTGCAAAGCGGAATTCGCGAAAGATTTAAGAGAAATGCTTTACGTGATAGAATTCATGCTATCTGTTCCCGTTTCCCGCCTCTATTTTATTACAGGCGCTGTGAAAACACAAGCTATGAGGGGAATTA
This sequence is a window from Candidatus Auribacterota bacterium. Protein-coding genes within it:
- a CDS encoding DUF1464 family protein, whose protein sequence is MRVIGVDPGTKSFDVCGLDDGRVGLDLSYPAETVAVRPEEIVSEIEKFRPDLVVGPSGMGIPTKRVSEMTAADRFELSIERAGDTHEIGVLAGLRKMVGMLGRSGMDVRLIPGIIHLPTVPAFRKVNKIDMGTADKMAIAALSVSVDAERENLSGYDGVNLVLIEIGFGYNASVAVKGGKIVDGIGGTNFPGPAFLNMGALDGEVAYLMGEFSKTVLFSGGVRHILGDHIIDPEEFAAALERGDEAAQFAFDAYAEGILRAVAMEMLFADTSRVYLSGRLSRIRTLHERLTRVIQKKCDVEVRSLEGFAMSAKEAAQGTAIIADGLAGGRYEKLVEHLEIRNASGSLFDQIYIPHLRSRL
- a CDS encoding electron transfer flavoprotein-ubiquinone oxidoreductase, giving the protein MLKEREVLEVDVLFVGAGPASLAGAVRLMQLQEAHNRNVAEMGRGEKRELLVAVIEKSSGLGRHNLSGAILDPRALDELMPDWREQGPPIEGTVSSHEVRYFFKRWSLKAPITPPPLANKGYSIISLSRFTEWMGKKAESLGANMFDHFPAKEFLWEGEKVAGVRCQDRGVDKSGRQKENYEPGAEIRARVTVLAEGTRGSLTKELVRKKNLLEGRNPQGYALGIKEVWRVTPENARPGHVSHTMGFPLDLKTFGGGFIYHMRDNHVALGLVISLDYRDPLLDPYEVMQRFKCHPYLRRLLEGGERVAYGAKTIPESGYYALPALATDGCLVIGDAAGFVNAQRIKGIHLAMKSGMTAAEVIWDAIEEKNISGEFLSRYEKRMAESWAGKEMRRVRNFHQAFHKGLISGMVKVTLQYVTRGRGLVDPMRVDEDAKSMRSLEAYHGGARAKEQMKYDGKLAFSREDNVFFSGTEHEEDQPCHLEVPDTALCYGRCADEFGNPCQYFCPAKVYEFVGEGKERKLQINFANCLHCKTCDVKDPYGNIVWHCPEAGGGPKYKNM